The genomic region CGCTGATGTACATGCGATCGTTCGCGGCATCGTAAACGACGCGATCCATCTCCGTCCACCCAGAGCCGTTTGCAGGAACGCCGTAATGGACGACTCCGCCGGTGTTCCATGTCGGAGCGCCGTTGGCGTCAAGCGTCGCGTTGATCGGGTACTTGTTGACGCCGCTGCTGATGTCCCACCAATTGCCCTGGCTGTCGACGCAGCCTTCGTTTCCGGTGGGAGTATTGCCCGCAGGAATGGCGACCTCACCGTCGGTCGCGCTATTGAAGCGATAGACGCCGTTCGGGACGCCGTTCTGCGGCCCCATAAACAAGAAGCGCGCGCCATGGATGCGGCGCACCCAACATCCGCACGTCCAGTTCGAGCGGCGGGAGTCGGAGGGATACTTGCTCTCGTTCAAAGTGTAGCCGATATCGCTCCACTCCGAGCCGGGCGTCGTATTGCCGTAATTGACCTTGATATGCTGAGCGGGTGAGAAGATATCGGTCTCGGAACCAGGATCGAAGTCGCAGGCGACCGTCCAGTGGAGGCCGTTAAGCACCCAGTTGCGCGATCCGCCGGAGGTGTAGCTCTCTAGCACGGAACTTCCTGTCGCGCCACTATCCTGGGTTCCTTGGCGCTGAGCGACATAGATATTGCCGTTTCCATCAATGCCCACGGCTTGGGGATGTACGAAGCGCAATGCTCCCACCGTCCCAATTGTCGATCCGGCGCCGGAGAGCGCGCCTCCCACGACGCCGAGTGTCGATGTGCGGCTGGGCGACGTGTCAATATTCGTGTAGATTTTGATATTTTGATCCGAGCCGTCGTCTGCCGCGTAGAGCTTATTGCCGCCGCCCACGCAGATGCCCATCGGCTTACCCACGTCGGTGATCTGCTGGCCCAGGTAGTTGCCGTTCTTGTCGTAATGCTTGATAGCGGAACCGGTAACGACCCAGAGCGAGCCGCTGCTTCCCATGCAAATTCTCCCCGGATTGCTCAATGCCCAGGATCGAAGCTGCGTCATGCTGTTCGTATCGTAAACGTGAACGACATTGTTGACCCGATCGGCGACATAGAGTTCGGTTCCGTTGCAGGCGAGGCCGACGACGCCATTTGTGGCGACTTCCCGCACGCTGCCGTCAACAGCGCCGCCGCTGAAGGGCGAGTGCGCTCCGCTCATCGTATACCGACCGACGCCATTATCGCCATCGGTCGCGGTAAAGAAATACGTCCCGTTGGTGCAGATGCCCCCCGTGCCGCCCTGGTAGCTGGATGTGTCGTCGAAACGGCTGACGAATGCGCCGTTCTTGTAGACGCCGATCTCTGTCGCCCCCTCCTCCCAGGCGCAATCGGCGTAGCAGGTCCCGTCCGACGCCACATAGAGCGAGAACATATCCTGCTGTATATGTGTCGCAAGGGTCCCCGTGCTGTTGCCGACCCAGCTTGTCGTGTACGATCCAGGCAGCGTCGTTGCGGAACTCAAGGGTTGTATCGCAATCATTGCGAAAGATGTTACAGCGGCATAGCGAACCGCGTTTCGAAACAATGTCATACTAGTCCTCCACATCGAAGAAATAACGGCGGTGTTGGTTATACTTTCTCCTGTCTTGTATCCGTACAGTGGTCAACTTATCTGCTTGAGGTTGCTGGCGCAGCTTGTCTGACTGGCCTTCTCGCGAACCTTTGCAAAGTAGGGAAAACATGACGACAACGATAGTAATAATAGCAATTACAACCATATGCTCAATAAGAACAAATGCTGATTGCTTACGCAACGTGATGTATGCTCTCCAACAAGATGTCAAAACCGACCGGAAGCTTGATATACTACGTAATACATCGAACGTAATATGGTAACACAACATCTTCTATTTGTCAACAACGGCAACCAGAAATCATTTTGCAGATCGATTCAAAGAAATGAGCGCCAAGACGAGGCGCTTGCGAATTCTGACGACCGGCCCCACGAACGGTAACGCCCTTTCTTTTGCTTAGCGGTTAGGATTCCCTCCACCGCCGGGGACTTGCCTCCCCGAAAACGGGCGCATGCCCGGCGCACCAATAAAGAGCCACCCCGGAAATTCGGCGTGGCTCATTTGCTCTCACAATTAATCCGATTCTCATATCAGAATCCTACTTATCCGCCACCAGCGCGATATCGAACACAAACCTTACAAGTGGCCGTCGGCGGGGTGGTCCTGCCGGCTGTCCGGGAGCCCCTGGACATCGCGTAACTGAAGGCCCGTGACCGACTTCAGGGAGAAGATCGGGATCGAGGCGGCGTGCTCGGCGTCGAGGCCGGTGAAGCGTGCGCCGGATACGTCGTCGAGTACGAGCGCAGGGCGCTGGTCCGGGGTCTGGGTGTGTGTCTGAAGGCCGTCCACGGTGATTCCCTGGACGTGCCGCAGGTAGACGCCGTAGGCGGGCAGGACGCCGAAGCGGTTGGGTTCGGGATATCCCGCGACGTCTTCCGGCGGAGTGCGCGTCGCCTGCGCCGCCGTGCCGCCGCCTTTGTACCAGATGCGGATGTCGCTGAGAGACAGATCCTGCACCGGCGCGCCGGGGACACCCGCGACGATCACCGAGGATGTGGCGGCGGCGTTGTAGACCGTGATGTGGCTAATGCTGACTCGCCGCACTGTTCCCATCGGCGTCCCAGCGGGGGCGCGCTGGCGTCCGCCCAGGCGTACGAAGATCGGGGCGTTGACGATATCGCGCATGGTCAGGTTGCTGATCGATACGTCTTCCAGCGAGCCGCCGTCTACTTCCTCCAGCGCCAGGCCGTGGCAGTAGGAAAAGACGCAGTTTGAGACGGTAATGTTCTTGAACCCGCCATTGGATTCTGTGCCGAATTTGATGCGGCCAGTTCCGCCGTCATGAGCTCGACTAAACGTGCCGTCGAGCACAGAGCCCTCCTCATAGCCGCTGACCACGCAATTCGTGATCGTCACGTTCTCGGTCCCCCGATTGAAGCCGAGACCGTAGGAGCTTTTCAGACAGATGCCGTCGTCGTGGGGAGAGTTGACCGTACAGTCCGAGACGTGGACGACGCGGCAGGCGTCGATGTCCATGCCATCGCGGTTGGTGTCGATCCGCAGGCCGCTGATCGTCAGGTTGTCTACCCCGGTGGCGAGGATGCCGAACCAGCCGCCGTGCGCGATGGTGAAGTCGCGTAGGGTGACGTTGCGGCAGAGCTTGAGGGCGATGGCCTTGTTGCCGTCGCCCGACTGCTTGGTTTCGTCCTTCACCAATCCGCGTCCCCAGATGCGCCCTGTCCCGACAATGGCGACATCATGGAGGTTTTCCCCCCAGATCAGGCTGTTGCGCCAGTGCGTGTGGCCGAAGTCCTGGTACTGTCCGGCGGTGGGGTTATCCTCCGGCGCATCGTAAGCGACTCCATTTCCCGGCGTCGCCGCCAGCAGCGTCGCCCCCGCCGCGATCTCCAGGGTGACATTGCTCTGGAGGTGGACCGTGGTGGTCGGGTATGTCCCCGCCGTCAAACGAACCGTGCCGCCGCCCGCCGCCGACGCCGCCGCGATGGCCTTGTCAATCGCCTCCGTGTCGAGCGTCTGGCCGTCGCCTTTTGCCCCGAACGCGTGGACGTCAAAGACGCCGTTGACGGGCGCCGCCGGTGTGTCCGCCCGGACGATTGGCGCGGCCACGCAGGACAGAACACCCGCCAGAAGAAGGCGTTTCCCTAAATGCATCATCAATATCCTCTTTCTCGAAAAATTAGACTTATGTTCTCTGTTTCGTTCACTCAGAAGTCCCGCCGCGCGCCCATTCGGGCGGGGTTTTGAGATGAAAGAGCATCTCGCCGGCGTTGGGAACGCACAGAACGCCCTCCGCCTCCCGGTTCTGATAGTCTTCGATCCGAATCGAGGCGTGATCGCGGTATCCCAGATTAATCGCCCGGCAGACGTCTTCCGGAATTTGCGTCGCCAGCGTCACCCGCACACGCGGGCGCTCCACGCCGTTCTCGTAGGAGCCAATCCCGCGCACATGAGTTGAGTGCGCCAAGATGCCCCACGGCTCGTCTTTAAATTTGTCCCATTGTTTCAGGAAGTAGTCGCGCGTGTGGTATCCGATCCGCCGGATCAAGTCTCCGTGGGTGACGGAGATTTCATGGATGTGGGGCGCATAGATGATCAGCTCCCCGCCGTCCGCCACCACCGGCTCCAGCTTGTACATGCACTTGCCGGCTACCCAGATTTCGTCGTACATCGGCGGCGCACACGATAGAACCGTGTGGAAGGGACGATCTTTGTACACGATATTCAGTCGGGCGCTATGGTCGGCGGCCACCGACCAGGCGGCCTCGGGCGCCCCCGCATAGAGACCGACGAGATCATGCCCGTGGATCACCATGCAGAATGCGAACCGAGGCGTCGGGATCAGTGACGCGGCGTAGTCGATCACTCGCCGCACCGGCGTCCACTTGTGGCCGATGATGCCCGGGTTGGTGATGACCGCCCCCAGCCAGTGGAAGAAATTCAGAACCTCGGGGCCGCTGACGCCGGGGAACAGATACTTGTTGCCGCCCGAGAAGCCGGCGACCTCGTGCGGAAAGACTGGGCCGACAATGATCAGCTGATCGTAATCGAAGACAGCCCGGTTGACTGTCACCGGCACATCCATCTCAAACAGGCCATCCGAGAGACGGCGTATCTCGGACGCCGGGATGACGCCAAGCTCCGCCAGAGCGGCGGGATCGTCCCAGGCGTGATTCAAGAAGCCAACTCGCCCGTAGCGCCCTGCCCTCTCTTCCACCGTAATCTCCAGACGATGGCGGATCGCTTCCTCGCTCATCGGCGGGTGCGTGCCGAGCGCGATCATCACATCCAGACGCGCCGCCGCCTCGCCAATTTGATCAAAAATCGTGCGAAACATCAGCCCAACCGGCGCGGTGCGCGTCGCGTCGGGGACGATCAACAGCACTCTTTTGCCGACCAAGTTCAGCGCCGTCAGAGCTTGGGCGACGATTCTGCGAACTTCATCATCGGCGAGGAGTTCTTTCCCCCGCCCGTCCGTTTCGTTTCGCTGATCGTCATCGTCGGTCAGCGTGGCGCTGTTTCCCATGCTTTCCCTCTCAAATCGTGGTCGCGGAGAAGCCGCCGTCGACGACGATGTTTTGGCCGGTGACGAACGAGGAAGCGCGCGGCGCGGCGAGCCAGATTGCCGCCCCCGCGAGTTCCTGCGACTCGCCAAAACGTCCCATCGGCGTGTGAGCGATGATCTGCCCGCCGCGTTCGGTGTAGCTCCCCTCCGGGTTCATCAGCAGAGCCCGATTCTGTTCGGCGGGGAAGAAGCCGGGGCTGATGGCGTTAACCCGGACACCCCGGCCCGCCCACTCGCGCGCCAGAAACTGCGTCAGGTTCAGCACCGCCGCCTTGGCCGCCGAATAGGCGACCACTCGTGATAGCGGCGTCATTCCAGACAGCGACGCCACATTGATGATGCTTCCCTGTCCCGACGCCAGCATTGCCTCGCCGAAGATCTGGCATGGCAGCAGCACCCCGCCGACCAAATTCAGGTCGAAGACGCCGCGCCACGCTTCCAGCGGCAGGACGCAGAAGTCCGCGCCGGGCGGCAGTGTCGCGTCGGGACGGTTGCCGCCCGCCGCGTTCACCAGCACGCTGACCGCTCCCCACTGCTCCGCGACGGCGTCACGCGCCGCCGCCAGCGATTCCGGATCCATCGCGTCCACGGACTGGAACAGCGCCGCGCCGCCCGCCTGCGAAATGCGGCGCACGGCCTCGTCGCCGCGCTCCCGACTGCGTCCCAGAACAGCCACTCGCGCGCCCGCACCCGCCAGGGCGTCGGCCATCGCCCCGCCCAGCACACCCGTGCCGCCGATCACGACGGCGACCTCACCCGTCAAATCGAACAATCCCGTTTGGGTCGTCATGACTTCCCGCTCGCCTCCGGGATGTCCAGCGCTAGATATCGTTTGGCGTTCCCAAAGCAGATGTTTTCGATCATCGGCCCGACCAATTCCTCGTCGCCCGGGATCTCGCCGCTTTCTATTTCCCGCCCGATCACATTGCACAGCACCCGACGGAAATACTCATGACGGGGGTAGGACATAAACGAACGGGAATCGGTCAGCATCCCAACGAAGCGCGAGAGCAGGCCCGTGTTGGACAGGGTGTTGAGCTGCCATTCGATCCCCTCTTTGGTGTCCAAGAACCACCAGCCGGACCCGAACTGGATCTTCCCGGGCGTGGAGCCGTCTTGAAAGTTGCCGGCCATTGTCGCCAGCACATAGTTGTCGTTCGGATTGTTGTTGTAAAGAATTACCTTCGGCAACGCGTCTTCTTGCTGGAGCCGATCCAGATAGGCGCCGAGCGACGCGGCCTGCGGCCAATCGCCGATGGAATCGAAGCCCGTATCCGGGCCCAGCTTCTGTAAGCCGCGCGTGTTGACGCTGCGCAGAGCTCCCAGGTGGAGCTGCTTGGTCCAGCCGCGTTTGGCGTCCAGCCGTCCGAAGAAGAGCATCAGATAGGAGGCGAATTTGGCGTGGTCGTCAGCCCCAGCGGCCTGCCCGGCGCGCGCACGGTCAAAAATGGCCGCCGCTTCGGCTTCGCTCGGGAAGTCGGCATAGCAACGAGCGAGGCCGTGGTCGGAAAGGCGACTCCCGATCTCATGGAACGCGCGATGGCGTTTGTCCAGCGCATCCAAAAGATCCGGCAGACGGCCGATTTGCGTGTCGCTGATGGCCTCCAGCTTTCCCAGCCATGCGTTGAACGCCTCGGGCTGGTCCACCGCCAGCGCCTTGTCCGGGCGGAAGGCCGGGTAGACACGCGTCGGCAGATCCGAGTCGGCGATTGACCGGTGGGCCGCCAGGTCGCCGGTTGGATCATCCGTGGTGCAGAGGGCGGCGACTTGGAATTTCCGGAGGATTCCCCAGGTCGTCAGATCGGAGGTCTGGAGCTGTGCGTTAGCGCGCTCCCAGATCGCAGGCGCGGTCTTCTCATTCAGCAGTTCATCGATCCCGAAATATCGCTTGAGTTCGAGATGGGTCCAGTGATAGATCGGATTGCGAAGGGTGTGCGGTACGGTCTTTGCCCAGGCCAGGAATTTCTCGTATGGATCGGCGTCCCCGGTGCAGTAGCGCTCCTCGACGCCGTTGGCGCGCATGGCGCGCCACTTATAATGATCTCCCGCCAGCCAGATCTCGGCAAGATCGTTAAAGCGTCGATTTCCGGCGATGTCGTCTGGGGGCAGGTGGTTATGGTAATCGAGAATCGGTTGGTCTGCCGCGTATTGATGATACAAAAGGCGGGCCGTTTGGGTTTGCAGGAGGAAGTCCTCGTGAATAAACGACATCGTTTAATGCCCTCCTGCGTTGCTGAGAAACAGCGGCTGTAGATGACGCGCGTAGAGGTTTTCGGTGACGTTACGGGCGATTGCCGCCTCGCACGCGTCCAGCATCCCCAGATATCGGTCGCCCATCTGCCCCGCAATCTTGTAGCCGACATGAAGCAGTTGACGCATATCGGGATTGAATTGAGGATTTGTGGGGTCGTGGCGCACGGCGGCTGTGAATTGCTCCGAAGTCCAGCCATTGACCGTCTCGGCGCTGGGCAGGCGAGCAGGATCGATGTCGATCACCGCCGCATAGGGCGCGCAGAGCGCGTCCCGCTTGGCGAGCGCCGCCGCGTAGATCTCCTGCGCCAGCTCCAGTCCCTCGCCGCCGGATTCCGCCAGTCCGATCAGCTCTTCCAGCCAGGTCGTCCCGGCGGTCTTGATGTGCAGGCCAGCCCCGGTGTCGCGCAGCGCCCGCTGGATCGGGCCATAGAGCGAGAACTTATCACTGCCGGAATGGACGCTGAGTTTCAGCGTTGTCGGCAGTCCATATTGCTTGACCGCGAAGGCGATCACCGCCAGATCATCGCGAAACTCCGTCTCGAACTTCGCCAGATCGCCGACATAATCAACGCCTTTGTTGAACCGCCCGGTGAATTTCGGGGCGATGGTCTGCGCGGGAATGCCTTCCTCGGCGATAAGCGCCAGAATCACCAGCAGCTCGGGCGGAGTCTGCGGGCTGTCGGTCTCGTCCATGGAAATCTCCGTGATGAACCGTCCCTCGCCCTTCGCGGCGGCGATGCCCCGATAGATCCGGCCCGCCTCCTGAACCGCGCGCTGATATTTCCCGGCGATCCGCTCGATATCCGCCCGCGTGGTTTCCAGCGGCTCGGCAATGCCGGGAATCGCCAGCCGCCCTATCAGCTCATTGTGACGGGCAGAAAAGGCCCCTAACAACTCTTCGTCTGGAGCAAGCCCGATTGCGTCGGCCACATCCAGCGTGTAGAAATCGCTTCCGGCGAGGAAACCGTCCACCGTCTCCAGCCGAACATGGTCGGCGTCTACATGATACGGCCCGTCCCAGCCCAACGCCTTGACCGCGGCGTCCGCCGCCGCGCGCACGCTTGACGGCTCCGATCCAATCGTCGCATGTTCTCGGTAAGACTTATTCCAGACGGGCGTGATCTCGACGCCCTGTTCCGCCGCCATCTGGCAGGCGCGCAGCTGCGCCTTCGCCTGGTGGGCAAAACGATCCCCCACCCCAAACGAGTATTTCCCAATCTTCAGCATTCGTAATTCCGTTCCTTTTCCACATTCCGTTTCTACATTCCGTCAATTTCACAATAATCCATCGACAGATATTTACACGCTCGTCCCGTCATCAGTGACCACGCGGCGTTCATTCTCGCGAGCGTCAACAAGTTTGGGGACGAGAATCTGGATCGCCAGCAGAGAAAGCAGATACATAGTGGAGGCCCAGGCGAAGATCAGGGCGTAGCTGCCGGTCTTGGTCACCACATACCCCACCACCTGGGCGTTGCCCATGCTCGCGATCCCCGAGACGAAGCCGCCCAGCCCGACCACGGAGCTGACGGCGCGCTTGGGCATCGTGTCGGAGACGAACGTGTACAGGTTGGCGGACCAGCCCTGGTGGGCGGCGGCGGCCAGGCCCACGAGCGCCACCGTGACCCAGGAGTTTTCGACGGAGGCGGCAAAAAAGACCGGCGTGACGCAGACGGCGCAGACAAGGAGCGAGGTCTTGCGGGCGGCGTTGAGGCTCCAGCCACGGCCGATCAGCTTTGCCGCGAGCCAGCCTCCGCCGATGCTGCCGACGATCGCCATTGTGTACACGATTCCCACGCGCACACCCGTCTGCTGCAATGTCAGATGGTAGCGTTTCTGGAGAAAATCCGGCAGCCAGAAGAGATAGAACCACCAGACCGGCCCCGCCAGCAGGCCGGCGATCATGTACGCCCAGGCGGCGCGAAAGCGCAGCAGGCTCAGCCATGGCGCCGCCGCTTCCGTCGTCACCACCCGGCCTTCCTCAATATAAGCGCGCTCGGCGACCGAGAGCCGAGGATGGGTCTCAGGGGAGTCGTACAGCAGCGCCCACGCGACGATCCACCCCAACCCCAGCGCGCCCGTGATGTAGAACGCCGCCGGCCACCCGAACTTCGCGGCCAGCAGAGGAACGGTCAGCGGACAGACGATCGCGCCGATGTTGCTGGCGCTATTGAAGACGCCCGTCGCCAGCGCCCGCTCCTTCAGGGGAAACCATTCCGTGACGGTTTTGATCGCCGCCGGAAAGTTGCCGCCCTCCGCGAGCCCCAATCCCAAACGGGCGATGCTGAAGCCGAGCACCGTACGAACGAGTCCATGCGCGACAGCGGCCACGCTCCACAGAAAGGCGGCCCAGGACAGTCCGCGACGCACGCCAAAACGGTCCATGAGGCGCCCCCCAAAAAGATAACCGCAGGCGTAGGCGAGCTGGAAGGCGCTGACGATATTGGCGTAGCCGGTGTCGGTCCACCCCAGTTCGTGCGAGAGCTGGGGCTTGAGGACGCCGATGATCTGCCGATCCATATAGTTGATCATGGTCGCGAAAAACAGCAGGCCGCAGATCACCCACCGGAAGTTGCCGACGCGCGCGCCCGGCGCGCCGGATTCCACGGCCGACGAGGCCGACGGATGCGTATCTTTGATAGGCGTCATAAATGCTTCCTTTTGCCCGAAGACTAAAGTACGGTGCGCCTCAGTTCGCTCGAATGACCAGCACGAGGCCGGGATCGGACTTATCGCCGGGCGTCGCGGCGTTGCGGCCGATGCGGTCAATCACGGCGCCGGGAATCGTCACACGGCTGCCCGAGACGCGAACCTGGCGAGTAATCTCCTGTGGAATGTCGCCGGCCAGGTCCTGTGCGAGGATTCGTCGCGCGGTCACCGGTTTGTCGAACACCAGGGTCAGAGAATGATAGCGTCCGAAGATTCCGATGGGGCCGGAGTACTGCCCGACTTGCAGTGTCACATCGGCCACTTCCCCAGTGATCCACTGGCGGTCCGTAGCGCTCGGACAAATCGTCCGCCCCAGTGTCGCCACAGCCACCGCCCCATTGGGATTGCGCGATGCGACGACGAACGGCTTGACGCCGCCGGAAGCCAGCGCCACCTCCGGCAAGGGAAGCCCGCGCGTAACGATTGCCGGAGCAGTTTCCGTCTGATCCTGACCGGCGGCGATGCGCCAGGATTCGTCCTTTTGAAAGATCCAGTTGTCCGTCATCTGCTCGGGAGAGATCGCCGCAGCGTTGGCGCCGACGGCGAACGCCGGCGCGAGCCGATGCCACCGGACGGCGCGGACGACCTCGTCCGTGCAATGTTTTAGGTCGCGAGTGAGCGGCGGAAAGACAAAATCCTGACGCCCGCTCGGCAGAGCGCCGGCGAAGCTGTGTCGCATCACCCCGTAGCAACATCCGAGGGCCGCGCCCATATACACTTCATCCTCGCAATTGATCAGCCCCTTGGCCGGCGGCTCTGCTTTGAAATCCAGCTCCTTCACAACTCGACTAAGCGTTTGCGGAACCGATAACAGCGCGTCCACATCGTAGGTCCGATAGGTGTCTCCCCACGCAATTGCCTGCGGAAGCATCGCCGTTTCAATGGTCAGTGTGGGCGCGGTCCGCCGGCCCAGGTCCGTCAAATGACGCCGCCACGCTTCGTCTCGGCTCTGATTACCATAGTCGACCTTCCAATAGGCCACCCCACTGGCTTGCATCCATTGCAACCGCTGTGTCCAAAAGTCATCCGTCTTGGCGTCCGCGCGCATCCATAAGCCCAGCCCACGCCACCCGCTTTTCTTCACGGCGTCCGAAAGCTTTTGGAAGTTTTCCGGCTGAGTCCCGGCGGAGTAAGAAGGAAATCTGGCGGGCATCACCTCGATGTTCTCATTCGGCAAATCCCACCCTTCGTCCATCAAAAAGTAAAGATCCTGCCGTACCGGAGCGTACTGCCCCAGCCAGTTCTGATTGGCTCCCTGTCCGAACATCTGGCTTTCCTGGACGGCGTCCTTCTGCTGACCTTTCCCATAGCTCGAGTAGTACCCCTGGATGTTCCATGTGCAGAAATAATCGGGAGACGTATTGGCCGTTGTGGGAACGAGGCTCTGTTGCTTCTGCGCCGCCGAGCAGGCAGGCAAGAAACAGAATACCGACGCAACGGCGAGAGCCAGAGCCGCCCCCATATTATTGTGATTGCTGAGATCGGAAGTCAGACGCAACTTTTATTCCTAGTCCCACGCCTTCTTTCGGCGTCGTCTGCCGCGACTCATGCCTTTGTTTTCAAGACCACGTTGAAACGACGCACCGGATCGCCATCTAAAAGCGTCGTCGGAGCCTTCGAGCTCACGGAGACTTGAACCGTGAAGTACCCCGTCGCCGCATTGTATGCGGCTGGCTGTGCGCTGCCGCCCTTCACGCTGACAGTTGGGGCGGAGGCGGCGTAGCCGTGCAGCGTCACGGCGTCTTCCGTGGGAGACAGCACGAGGGAGACGGTCAGTTTTCCAGGCGCGTCCTGTAGGGAGGAGATTCGGCTTCGGCCGGTGCCGACGATCTTTCCGGCGTCTCCCAGAAATGCGACGCCGGAGCGACCGACCGGGGCAATGACATATTCGGCCCAGTCGGGAGCCCCCAGCGTATCGGAATAAGTTTCCGAGGCGCTCAAACGCCGGCCGCTTCCATCGGCGGATTTGTAAACATAAACTGGACCAGACAGACCCAGCGAGGAGGGAGTAAAGGAAACACCGGGCGCGTCGCCGCTCCGTGTGTAGGCGAACGCGTAAACGGTGCGCTGTCCGTTGTCCGTAAAGGTCGACGCCAGAAATGGGTGATGCAGGCTGGAGGCGTCGGCGACCAGGGTGGCGTCGACCGGAAGCAGAGGCGCATCGGGACGGACAATGGCTCCGTCCTCGCGAACAGCCCGCAGGAGGTTGGGCCGCGATTCCGCCCCGATCGCGTCGCCTGTCCCGACGGGGCCGGATGAAAGTACGGCAATCGTCAAGTTATCCATCTCCGTGGACATAAAGACATCGGTCCAGGGACGGATATTCATGGCGTCGGCCAGAATGGAGGTGTAAAGAAAGTCATTCCAACGACTTCGACTAAAACGATCGTTGCTGGTGCGGATCGTCGTCAGATTATTGTAGTGCGTCCCTTGCAGGAAAAAGCGCGGCAGGGGCATGCAGTACTGCAACGTTTGACCGTGCGCTTTCGCGGCGCGGGCCATGTTGTCGGCGAACGCCGGGCCGGTCTCCAGGGTGCTCGCCATTTCGGGAGAGTTTTTGTAAATCTCGTTCAGCCAGTCCTGCTCGTAGGTCACCACCCCGCTGCTCTTCAAATAGTCGGTGCGGTCGTCCCACCAGCGCGGATCGACAGCGGCCACTCC from Capsulimonas corticalis harbors:
- a CDS encoding MFS transporter; the encoded protein is MTPIKDTHPSASSAVESGAPGARVGNFRWVICGLLFFATMINYMDRQIIGVLKPQLSHELGWTDTGYANIVSAFQLAYACGYLFGGRLMDRFGVRRGLSWAAFLWSVAAVAHGLVRTVLGFSIARLGLGLAEGGNFPAAIKTVTEWFPLKERALATGVFNSASNIGAIVCPLTVPLLAAKFGWPAAFYITGALGLGWIVAWALLYDSPETHPRLSVAERAYIEEGRVVTTEAAAPWLSLLRFRAAWAYMIAGLLAGPVWWFYLFWLPDFLQKRYHLTLQQTGVRVGIVYTMAIVGSIGGGWLAAKLIGRGWSLNAARKTSLLVCAVCVTPVFFAASVENSWVTVALVGLAAAAHQGWSANLYTFVSDTMPKRAVSSVVGLGGFVSGIASMGNAQVVGYVVTKTGSYALIFAWASTMYLLSLLAIQILVPKLVDARENERRVVTDDGTSV
- a CDS encoding SDR family oxidoreductase: MTTQTGLFDLTGEVAVVIGGTGVLGGAMADALAGAGARVAVLGRSRERGDEAVRRISQAGGAALFQSVDAMDPESLAAARDAVAEQWGAVSVLVNAAGGNRPDATLPPGADFCVLPLEAWRGVFDLNLVGGVLLPCQIFGEAMLASGQGSIINVASLSGMTPLSRVVAYSAAKAAVLNLTQFLAREWAGRGVRVNAISPGFFPAEQNRALLMNPEGSYTERGGQIIAHTPMGRFGESQELAGAAIWLAAPRASSFVTGQNIVVDGGFSATTI
- a CDS encoding rhamnogalacturonidase: MMHLGKRLLLAGVLSCVAAPIVRADTPAAPVNGVFDVHAFGAKGDGQTLDTEAIDKAIAAASAAGGGTVRLTAGTYPTTTVHLQSNVTLEIAAGATLLAATPGNGVAYDAPEDNPTAGQYQDFGHTHWRNSLIWGENLHDVAIVGTGRIWGRGLVKDETKQSGDGNKAIALKLCRNVTLRDFTIAHGGWFGILATGVDNLTISGLRIDTNRDGMDIDACRVVHVSDCTVNSPHDDGICLKSSYGLGFNRGTENVTITNCVVSGYEEGSVLDGTFSRAHDGGTGRIKFGTESNGGFKNITVSNCVFSYCHGLALEEVDGGSLEDVSISNLTMRDIVNAPIFVRLGGRQRAPAGTPMGTVRRVSISHITVYNAAATSSVIVAGVPGAPVQDLSLSDIRIWYKGGGTAAQATRTPPEDVAGYPEPNRFGVLPAYGVYLRHVQGITVDGLQTHTQTPDQRPALVLDDVSGARFTGLDAEHAASIPIFSLKSVTGLQLRDVQGLPDSRQDHPADGHL
- the uxaC gene encoding glucuronate isomerase, producing the protein MSFIHEDFLLQTQTARLLYHQYAADQPILDYHNHLPPDDIAGNRRFNDLAEIWLAGDHYKWRAMRANGVEERYCTGDADPYEKFLAWAKTVPHTLRNPIYHWTHLELKRYFGIDELLNEKTAPAIWERANAQLQTSDLTTWGILRKFQVAALCTTDDPTGDLAAHRSIADSDLPTRVYPAFRPDKALAVDQPEAFNAWLGKLEAISDTQIGRLPDLLDALDKRHRAFHEIGSRLSDHGLARCYADFPSEAEAAAIFDRARAGQAAGADDHAKFASYLMLFFGRLDAKRGWTKQLHLGALRSVNTRGLQKLGPDTGFDSIGDWPQAASLGAYLDRLQQEDALPKVILYNNNPNDNYVLATMAGNFQDGSTPGKIQFGSGWWFLDTKEGIEWQLNTLSNTGLLSRFVGMLTDSRSFMSYPRHEYFRRVLCNVIGREIESGEIPGDEELVGPMIENICFGNAKRYLALDIPEASGKS
- a CDS encoding tagaturonate epimerase family protein, giving the protein MLKIGKYSFGVGDRFAHQAKAQLRACQMAAEQGVEITPVWNKSYREHATIGSEPSSVRAAADAAVKALGWDGPYHVDADHVRLETVDGFLAGSDFYTLDVADAIGLAPDEELLGAFSARHNELIGRLAIPGIAEPLETTRADIERIAGKYQRAVQEAGRIYRGIAAAKGEGRFITEISMDETDSPQTPPELLVILALIAEEGIPAQTIAPKFTGRFNKGVDYVGDLAKFETEFRDDLAVIAFAVKQYGLPTTLKLSVHSGSDKFSLYGPIQRALRDTGAGLHIKTAGTTWLEELIGLAESGGEGLELAQEIYAAALAKRDALCAPYAAVIDIDPARLPSAETVNGWTSEQFTAAVRHDPTNPQFNPDMRQLLHVGYKIAGQMGDRYLGMLDACEAAIARNVTENLYARHLQPLFLSNAGGH
- a CDS encoding lactate racemase domain-containing protein is translated as MGNSATLTDDDDQRNETDGRGKELLADDEVRRIVAQALTALNLVGKRVLLIVPDATRTAPVGLMFRTIFDQIGEAAARLDVMIALGTHPPMSEEAIRHRLEITVEERAGRYGRVGFLNHAWDDPAALAELGVIPASEIRRLSDGLFEMDVPVTVNRAVFDYDQLIIVGPVFPHEVAGFSGGNKYLFPGVSGPEVLNFFHWLGAVITNPGIIGHKWTPVRRVIDYAASLIPTPRFAFCMVIHGHDLVGLYAGAPEAAWSVAADHSARLNIVYKDRPFHTVLSCAPPMYDEIWVAGKCMYKLEPVVADGGELIIYAPHIHEISVTHGDLIRRIGYHTRDYFLKQWDKFKDEPWGILAHSTHVRGIGSYENGVERPRVRVTLATQIPEDVCRAINLGYRDHASIRIEDYQNREAEGVLCVPNAGEMLFHLKTPPEWARGGTSE